CCGGCATGCGTGCTATCCATGAGCTGGGCACCATGGCGCCGCGTACCGCCGCTGACCGGCCGGACGTCGCGGCGATCAGGAGTCGGCCAATGGGGACCCGGCTGGGATGCGGTTGGAGGGTGGCGGTTGGAACCGGGTTGAGGCGGGCGGCTATGGACGGAGATGGTGGTGGCGACTCTCAGCGACGGACCGGGTTCAGGGCGAGCCGGCGCGGTCGCGCAGGTCCTCGGCGCCGAAGGCGAGGTGGCCGGGGCCGGGTTCCTGGTCGGCACGGGCCTGCTGGTCACGTGCGCGCATGTGGTGGCGGCCGCCGGGGGCGGCCCGGGCGCGCGGCTGTGGCTGGCCTTCCCCCATCTGGACGGTGCGCCGCGGGTCACCGGGCAGGTGCTGGCCTCGTCATGGCGGGAGCCGGAGGCCGAGGATGTCGCGCTGGTGCAGCTGGACAGCGTGCCGCCGGACGCCTCGGTGCCGGGACTGGGATCCGCGGCGGGGTGCCGGGGGCGCCGGGTCTGTTCGTTCGGTTTCCCTGCGCAGGCTCCGCCCGGCGGCCACTACGGCTTCGGGGTGGCCTGTGACCTGCTTGCCACCCCGGGTGCCGGTGAGCTCCTGCAGCTGACCGACGCCAACGACTTGACGACCGGATTCAGCGGCGGGCCGGTGTTCGATGAGGTCACCGGTCTGGTGATCGGCATGATCACCGCGATCAGCCCGGCGGACGCCCACCTACGCGGCACGGGGATCGCTTATGCCACACCGACCCAGACCCTGCGGCGGGTGTGGCCCGAACTGGCCGAGCAGCAGGTCTGCCCCTACCGGGGACTGGAGCCGTTCACCGCCGAGCACACCGGTTGGTTCCACGGCCGGACGAGCGCGGTGGAGCATGTGCTGGACGCGCTGGCCGGGACGCGACGCGCGCTGCTGCTGCTGGGACCCTCCGGCGCGGGCAAGTCGTCCCTGGTGCAAGCCGGCGTGCTGCCCGCCCTGGCCGCCGGTGCGCTGCCCGGCAGCGACCGCTGGATACCCGTGCTGGCCCGCCCGGGACAGGACCTGCCGGCCGAACTCGAGCGCGCCGGGCTGCCGGTGGCCGAAGGCGGTTCGATCGCCGCGGCGGTCGAGCGCAGGCTGGCCGACGAGCCGGCCGGTGCCCGGCTGCTGCTGATCATCGACCAGTTCGAGGAGCTGCTGACCGCACCCGCCGCCGGGGAGACCGGTGCCTCTCGCGACGTGCTCGACCAGCTCCTGGCGGCGCTCGACGCGACCGCCCCGCTGAGTCTGGTCCTGGTGATGCGCGACGACTTCTACCCGCAGCTGGCCGCACAGGCGCCGGAGCTGCTGCAGGCGCTGACGCCCGGCCTGGTCAACGTGCCGGCCACCCTGAGCGCTCAGGATCTGCACGACATCGTCACCAAACCGGCCGCGGCGGTGGGACTGCGCTGCCAGGACGGGCTCGTGGAACGCATCATCACCGACGTGCTGGCCGTCGGCCCCGACGCCTCCGGCCACCACGCGCCGATCACCATGCTGCCCCTGCTGGAACTGACGCTGCAGCAGCTGTGGCAGCGCCGGCACGACGGCTACCTGACCCACGACGCATACCAGCGCATCGGCGGCGTCACCGGCAGCCTGGCCACCTGGTGCGACACCGCGATCAACCAGCTGAGCCCAGCGCAGCGGCCTGCCGCGCAGCGGATCCTCACCGCGCTGGTCCGCCCGGCCGACGAAGCCCACCACATCCCCGGCGTCCGGCAACAGTGCACCCTGGACGTGCTACGCGAACTGGCCGACGCGGACGACCCCGTCTCCGGCGACCGGACCGCCAATCAGGCAGACGAGGTGCTGGCCATTCTGACCAGCCAGCGGATCGTCACCACCCACGCCGTCCCCGCCACCGGGCAGCCCCACGACGCCTCCGCTCTCCCGGTCGCCGAACTGGTCCATGACACCCTCATCCGCGACTGGCACACCCTCCGCGACTGGGTCAGCAAGGACCACGACTTTCACGACTGGCTGCGCCGCGTCGACGAGAAGCGCATCCGCTGGGCGCACCACCAGAACCCCGACGACCTGCTACACGGCACCGATCTGGCCGAGGGCCTCGACTGGGCCAAGCAGCGCCACCTGCCCCGCGACATCGGGATGTTCCTGACCGCGAGCCGTCAACGCCAGCAGGCCGGACACCGGCGGGCCAGGCGCCTGAACGTCATCCTGGCCGGCCTGCTCATCGTCGCCCTCACCACCACCGGGGTGGCCGGGTGGCTGCGGCAGGCCGCGGTCGCCGCGAAGCGGGAGGCCCAGTCCCGGCAGCTCGCCGCGCAGTCCACCACCCTCCTGGACGCCAATTCCGATCTGGCCTCGCTGCTGGCCGTCCTGGCCTACCGGACGAGCCCCACCACCGAAGCCATAGCCAGCCTGTACGCCGCCGCAGCGCTGCCCCTCCGGCGCCGCCTGAGCCACACCAGCAGCGTATGGACGGTGGCGTTCAGCCCGGACGGGCGTACCCTGGCCACCGGCAGCGCCGACCGCACCGTGCGGCTGTGGGACCCGGCCACCGGGCAGGCCCGCACCACCCTGACCGGCCACACCGGCGGCGTGCTGTCGGTGGCGTTCAGCCCGGACGCGCACACCCTGGCCACGGCCGGCGACGACGGCACGGTGCGGCTGTGGGATGTCGCGTCCGGACGGACTCGCACCACCCTGACCGGCCACACCAGCAGTGTGTTGTCGGTGGCGTTCAGCCCGGACGGGCACACCGTGGCCACGGGCGGCGCCGACGGCACGGCGCGGCTGTGGGATGTCGCGACCGGGCAGGCCCGCACCACCCTGTCCGGCCATACCAGTGACGTGTTGTCGGTGGCGTTCAGCCCCGACGGGCACACCCTGGCCACGGGCAGCAATGACAAGGCGGTGCGGCTGTGGGATCCGGCCACCGGCAAGACCCGCACCACCCTGACCGGCCACACCGGCCGCGTGTGGTCGGTGGCGTTCCGGCCGGACGGGCACGCCTTGGCCACCGGCAGCGACGACAAGACGGTGCGGCTGTGGGATGTGGCGACCGGGCAGACCCGCACCACGCTGACCGGCCACTCCGGCCACGTGCTGTCGGTGGCGTTCAGCCCCGACGCGCGCACCCTGGCCACCGGCAGTGACGACCGCACGGTGCGGTTGTGGGACCCGGCCACCGGCAAGACCCGCAACACGCTGCCGGGCCATACCGGCCTCGTCTGGTCGGTGGCGTTCCGGCCGGACGGGCACACCCTGGCCACCGGCGGCGACGACGCCACGGTCCGGCTGTGGGACCCGGCCACCGGGCAGGCCCGCAACGCCCTGACCGGCCATACCGGCCCCGTCTGGTCGGTGGCGTTCAGCCCGGACGGGCACACCCTGGCCACCGGCGGCGAGGACGGGACGGCGCGGCTGTGGGACCCGGGCACCGGGCATACCCGCGCCGTCCTGACCGGCCACACCAGCGGCGTGCGGTCAGTGGCGTTCAGCCCGGACGGGCGCACCCTCGCCACGGCCGGCGACGACAAGACGGTGCGCTTGTGGGATGTGGCGACCGGACGGACCCGCGCCACCCTGACCGGCCACACCAGCGGCGTGCGGTCGGTGGCGTTCAGCCCGGACGGGGGCACCGTGGCCACCGGCAGCGACGACAAGACGGTGCGGCTGTGGGACGCGGCCACCGGGCGGACCCGCGCCACCCTGACCGGCCACGGCGGCCCCGTCTGGTCGGTGGCGTTCAGCCCGGACGGGCGCACCGTGGCCACCGGCAGCGACGACAAGACGGCGCGCCTGTGGGACGCGGCCACCGGGCAGGCCCGCGCCACCCTGACCGGCCACACCAGCGGCGTGAAGTCGCTCGCGTTCGGCCCCGACGGGCGCACCCTGGCCACGGCCGGCGACGACGGCACCGTGCGGCTGCGGGACCCGGCCACCGGGCAGACCCGCACCACCCTGACCGGCCACACCGGCACCGTGGGGGCCGTGGTGTTCGCTCCGGACGGGCGCACCTTCGCCACCGCCAGCTCCGGGACGGTGGGATTGTGGGACCCGGCCACCGGGCAGGCCCGCACCACCCTGACCGGCCACACCGGCTGGGTGAACGCGGTCGCGTTCAGCCCGGACGGGCACACCCTGGCCACGGGCAGCTCCGACGACACCGTGCGGTTGTGGAACCCGGCCACCGAGCTCGGCACGCTGACCGGGCACACCGGCCCGGTGTGGTCGGTGGCGTTCAGCCCGGACGGGCGCACCCTGGGCACGGGCGGCGAAGACGGGACGGCGCGGCTGTGGGACCCGGCCACCGGGCAGACCCGCACCACCCTGACCGGCCACACCGGCCCCGTATGGTCGGTGGCGTTCAGCCCCGACGGGCGCACCCCGGCCACGGCCGGCTCCGACGGCACGGCGCGGCTGTGGGACCCGGCCACCGGCCTCCCTCGCACCACCCTGACCGGCCACACCAGAGGCGTGCGGTCCGTGGCGTTCAGTCCCGACGGGCATACCGTGGCCACGGCCAGCGACGACGGCACGGCGCGGTTGTGGGACGCGGCCACCGGGCAGGCCCGCGCCACCCTCGGCCAAACCGATCCGGTGTCCTCGGTGGCGTTCAGCCCGGACGAGCGCACGGTGGCAACCGGCGGCTACGACGGCATGGTGCAACTGTGGGACCTGTCCACCGAGCAGACCCGCGCCACCCTCGGCCAGACCGATCTTGTGGCCTCGGTGACGTTCAGCCCGGACGGCCACACCCTGGCGACGGCCAGCTCCGACGGCACGGTGCGGCTGTGGGACCCGGCTACGGGCCAGACCCGCACCACGCTGACGGGCCACACCGGCTGGGTGAACGCGGTGGCGTTCAGCCCGGACGGGCGCACGCTGGCCACGGCCAGCGACGACGGCACGGTGCGGCTGTGGGACCCCGCCACCGGGCAGGCCCGCACCACGCTGACCGGGCACACCAGCGGCGTGCGGTCGGTGGCGTTCAGCCCGGACGGGCACACCCTGGCCACCGGCGGCTACGACGGCAGAGCGCGGTTGTGGAGCATCACCCCGCAGGACCCGGTCGCCGCCATCGACAAGATCTGCTCGGCCGTCAACCGGGACCTCACCGACCTTGAACGGACGGCGTACCTGCCACCGGACCAGCCACTCGCGGCGGTATGCCGCTCCTGAGCGCCGCCCGGCACCGGTCGGCGCCGGTCGGCGCTCAAGACGTTCAGCAGCTGGTAGCCGAGTGCCCAGCCGCCGGTCTGGGTCCACCAGCCGATCTGCAGCGCGGTCGGCGCCCATCCGCCGCGCTCGGTCCACCAGGTGGAGCACAGGCGCGAGTCCGATCCGACCATGAAGACGTCGATGACGCCCAGGCGCCGGCTGACCGCCGCGATGCCACCGGAAGGCACCGACGGCGGCCGGTCCGGCCGCCGTCGGTGTGGCCCTGCCTTTTCACACCAGCCGGATGTCTTCCAGCCGCCTCAGCTCGTGCAGCGGCATCGCGCCCGGCGCCGCCTCCCTGCCGGCGAGCGGATCGGCGTTCTTGAGCTTGCCGAACCGCAGCCCGGTCAGCTCCTCGATCTGCGCGATCGGGACCTGATACGTCTTGAACTGGCCGAACACGAACTCGATGTCGGTGATCAGGTCGGCTTGGCTCACGGTGTAGGCGGTGGCGGTCAGCTTGCCGGTCTCGGCGTGCACCATGACGGCGACCTTCCAGAACGCCCGGGGCAGCCGCACACCGCGATACTCGGGGTCCTCCTCGCTGAACACCGGGCCGGTGTACACGCACGCGCGGAAGTCGAGCGTGTCGGCGTGCCCGAGCAGGTAGTCCTCCAGTTCCAGCCACAGGTGCTGGTTGAACTCGATGTGCTGCGGCGTGGCGTTGGTGAAGAAGAACGTGTCCTTCTCGGCGCGCTTCGCGTCCTCCAGGCTCCCCCAGGCGGGGTCCAGGCGGCGGACCAGATGCCCCCGGTCGAGGTCGTTGCCCGCGTAGAGGGCGTTGCCGACCTGTAGCGAG
The Catellatospora sp. IY07-71 DNA segment above includes these coding regions:
- a CDS encoding PQQ-binding-like beta-propeller repeat protein, yielding MATLSDGPGSGRAGAVAQVLGAEGEVAGAGFLVGTGLLVTCAHVVAAAGGGPGARLWLAFPHLDGAPRVTGQVLASSWREPEAEDVALVQLDSVPPDASVPGLGSAAGCRGRRVCSFGFPAQAPPGGHYGFGVACDLLATPGAGELLQLTDANDLTTGFSGGPVFDEVTGLVIGMITAISPADAHLRGTGIAYATPTQTLRRVWPELAEQQVCPYRGLEPFTAEHTGWFHGRTSAVEHVLDALAGTRRALLLLGPSGAGKSSLVQAGVLPALAAGALPGSDRWIPVLARPGQDLPAELERAGLPVAEGGSIAAAVERRLADEPAGARLLLIIDQFEELLTAPAAGETGASRDVLDQLLAALDATAPLSLVLVMRDDFYPQLAAQAPELLQALTPGLVNVPATLSAQDLHDIVTKPAAAVGLRCQDGLVERIITDVLAVGPDASGHHAPITMLPLLELTLQQLWQRRHDGYLTHDAYQRIGGVTGSLATWCDTAINQLSPAQRPAAQRILTALVRPADEAHHIPGVRQQCTLDVLRELADADDPVSGDRTANQADEVLAILTSQRIVTTHAVPATGQPHDASALPVAELVHDTLIRDWHTLRDWVSKDHDFHDWLRRVDEKRIRWAHHQNPDDLLHGTDLAEGLDWAKQRHLPRDIGMFLTASRQRQQAGHRRARRLNVILAGLLIVALTTTGVAGWLRQAAVAAKREAQSRQLAAQSTTLLDANSDLASLLAVLAYRTSPTTEAIASLYAAAALPLRRRLSHTSSVWTVAFSPDGRTLATGSADRTVRLWDPATGQARTTLTGHTGGVLSVAFSPDAHTLATAGDDGTVRLWDVASGRTRTTLTGHTSSVLSVAFSPDGHTVATGGADGTARLWDVATGQARTTLSGHTSDVLSVAFSPDGHTLATGSNDKAVRLWDPATGKTRTTLTGHTGRVWSVAFRPDGHALATGSDDKTVRLWDVATGQTRTTLTGHSGHVLSVAFSPDARTLATGSDDRTVRLWDPATGKTRNTLPGHTGLVWSVAFRPDGHTLATGGDDATVRLWDPATGQARNALTGHTGPVWSVAFSPDGHTLATGGEDGTARLWDPGTGHTRAVLTGHTSGVRSVAFSPDGRTLATAGDDKTVRLWDVATGRTRATLTGHTSGVRSVAFSPDGGTVATGSDDKTVRLWDAATGRTRATLTGHGGPVWSVAFSPDGRTVATGSDDKTARLWDAATGQARATLTGHTSGVKSLAFGPDGRTLATAGDDGTVRLRDPATGQTRTTLTGHTGTVGAVVFAPDGRTFATASSGTVGLWDPATGQARTTLTGHTGWVNAVAFSPDGHTLATGSSDDTVRLWNPATELGTLTGHTGPVWSVAFSPDGRTLGTGGEDGTARLWDPATGQTRTTLTGHTGPVWSVAFSPDGRTPATAGSDGTARLWDPATGLPRTTLTGHTRGVRSVAFSPDGHTVATASDDGTARLWDAATGQARATLGQTDPVSSVAFSPDERTVATGGYDGMVQLWDLSTEQTRATLGQTDLVASVTFSPDGHTLATASSDGTVRLWDPATGQTRTTLTGHTGWVNAVAFSPDGRTLATASDDGTVRLWDPATGQARTTLTGHTSGVRSVAFSPDGHTLATGGYDGRARLWSITPQDPVAAIDKICSAVNRDLTDLERTAYLPPDQPLAAVCRS